The following coding sequences are from one Thunnus maccoyii chromosome 17, fThuMac1.1, whole genome shotgun sequence window:
- the rnaseh1 gene encoding ribonuclease H1 — protein sequence MLRLTSLLRAVRLSRAVCSAADDMAKSFYAVRKGVKPGVYYTWDECKKQVDKFPSASFKKFASEKDAWAFVRGVEPSAVPDVKKVSQSVESDVNLLPKRGPEPLMYIPLGKKRRHSDDEAETQPKRVKLSESSTTESTDGFTYMGDAVVVYTDGCCLANGKNSAKAGIGVYWGHNHPLNVGERLQGRQTNQRAEIQAACRALEQAKEKNIKKLVLYTDSKFTINGVTSWVKNWKLNGWRLKSGGQITNKEDFVKLDRLNAEVEVVWLHIPGHAGYRGNEEADRLSREGAAKPLQQQQQQRREDDCN from the exons ATGTTGAGACTGACCAGTCTTTTGAGGGCTGTAAGGTTAAGCAGGGCTGTTTGCAGCGCCGCCGACGACATGGCGAAGTCTTTCTACGCAGTGAGGAAAGGAGTCAAACCGGGGGTCTACTATACCTG GGATGAGTGTAAGAAGCAGGTGGACAAATTCCCATCTGCCTCTTTCAAGAAGTTTGCATCAGAGAAAGATGCCTGGGCCTTCGTCAGAGGAGTCGAACCATCTGCAGTTCCAGACGTGAAGAAAG taTCTCAGAGTGTAGAGTCGGACGTCAATCTGCTTCCTAAAAGAGGCCCGGAGCCTCTGATGTACATCCCTCTTGGTAAGAAGAGACGTCACTCGGACGACGAAGCGGAGACCCAACCCAAACGAGTCAAACTGTCAGAAAGCTCGACTACAGAAAGCACAGACGGATTTACATACATGG GTGACGCTGTGGTCGTTTACACCGACGGTTGTTGTTTGGCCAACGGAAAGAACAGCGCTAAAGCCGGCATCGGAGTGTACTGGGGCCACAACCATCCACt AAATGTTGGTGAGCGGCTGCAGGGACGACAAACCAACCAGCGCGCAGAGATACAG gcAGCCTGCAGAGCGCTGGAACAAGCTAAAGAGAAGAACATAAAGAAGTTGGTTCTCTACACAGACAGCAAGTTCACCATCAATG gTGTCACCAGCTGGGTGAAAAACTGGAAGCTGAACGGCTGGAGGCTGAAGTCCGGAGGCCAGATCACCAACAAAGAAGACTTTGTGAAGCTGGACAGACTGAACGcagaggtggaggtggtctGG ttaCATATTCCAGGTCACGCCGGCTACAGAGGCAACGAGGAGGCCGACAGGCTGTCAAGAGAAGGAGCAGCGAAGcctttacagcagcagcaacagcagcggCGAGAAGACGATTGCAATTAA